GTATTTCCAGGtaaaaaagttgaagagaagaaaagaaattcttTATAGAGTAAGCAAGACCTTCTCCTCTAACTTATTCAACCCACAAATTAGCCAAGCTTTCTTGTGCAGCAGGAGAGGTGATACCCTCCCTTTGTACATCTCATATTCTCAGAAActttttacatgattatgatttcgtgcaGTCATGCAGGGCAGTACATCGAACTACAATATATGAGTAAATATGTTAGATAATGTGATTGGTCTAATCACTTCTCTGAGATATTTCTGATAAGCCAGAACATTTTCTTAGAGCCGCTAACCAAATCTTATCTTTTACTCTTTGTTTTTTGTATGGGAACCCGCAGCGGCTACCTTTCGGGTGCATACAAGGTAAACCCAGCTCcagtgcaatagctcgcaaatcACATAGGAGAGATAATCCACACTAGGTAAgcccgtgcgacgagctcgacccagaaggcaaatccgcTGCTaaacctccattatgaaagccccatgctcaaccaactaagccacccttgcgggtacATATATCTTTTAATCAAAACTACTATCTAAAATAGCTACTGGATGCAAAGAGAAGTCGATATTTCAAGACTATTGGAATAGATTAGACGGGATGGATGTTATATGTAAAAGAGTAAAGTGAATCTAGAAATTCATGCCTTTTGGGTCGCTAAGATGAGTTTTTATACTAAATGGCTCAGAATGAAGTAGTGCTACTACTACTACTTTTGTTTATCTAAAAGCAGTGGAACCAGGTCCATAGACATCTATTTGGCGCGACAAtattttagaagaaaaagaaaaaggtgcTTAATGGTTCGATACTCCTACCAAATAAGAAAAGATGCACAGGCCACAGAAAGCAGAAGTCTAAAACAGAATTGTGTACACCATAACTTTCTTTTAAACACGGTAATTACTTTGACACCTCAAGATGAAATTAGAACAATAAGTTTAAAAGCCAAGAAGAAATTAATAGGCCATCAAGAGCACAATCATGAAACTTTTTAGAATTCTAAGACAAGATTCCATGAGGTCTCTTGTTTTGAATATACCTCATTCAATTCTGTATTTTGACGTACACAAGAACATCTACAAGCTGGGCCTTCAAGATTTATGTGGAACTCTCTAATAGTTTGCAATAACTAAAACATCTAATACAAGTATCTGAAAAAATTGACACAGAGAAGTACTAGTCACAATGCATCACTTACTAATGTGTGAACCAAAATCTGAATTTCTTAAGTATCTCGAATATATCCTGAAAAACTTATAGGAGTATTAACAAACTTTATAATTCTCAAGTCTGAAGTCGCCAGGTGAGACATTCGATTCACGAACCGAAAACCTAATAAGTACATTCAATTTTGCAATAGAGATAAATGAATTGCATCACCAATCtaatgaaaaacaaaatttatCCCTCTCGCTAAGGGTACTCATTGCCATCTTTCCACTTCTGAGTTCCACGAGATGCCATCTCCGGTTTCCCCGATTAAATTTATAGGCTTTTACTTCTTTTAATTGACTATGCAAAGGCTTGCTTTCATGAGAAGTAGAATGACTCAAACTTTTCATATACATTAAAAGGCCCATGAAACATGCAATCGTCTCAGTAGTTGACTCCAGAATGAGTTCCCTAGGATGACAACTCCATTGAAAATTAGCATCGACAAAAGTATCTGGAATTTGATCTACCTTATACACTAGTGATACCAACTTTGGAGCATCAATAATATCCAACATAGGAGACTCTCCCGGATCAGTGAAATAAGACAAGTATTCAAGAGTTGGTGCTTGAATTTTAACAAGCTGGTTTCTAGCTTTCCAAATTAAAACTGACTTGATCTTTTGAAGATTCAGTAGCTCAATCTTTTCCAATCCATAACATTTATCAAAGATGAAACTAACAATAAAGGGACAGCTATTAAGTAGAGTCTGAAGCATATTTTCGTCCAAAATAACAAGAGATAGAGAAAGCTTCCTCAATGAATGGCAGTTCGGCACACCACTAGATAATGAAACACGGGTCAGATTACAACCCCTTAGAACCAATTCTCTTAAAGATTTTGCTGCCAAGATTTTGGAAATAGGCAAGGGGTATGACGTATAGCTAGGAACTCCAAAGACGAGATCTTTTACACCATTCTGAAGGGCAACATCAAGCCACTTATCAAACAAAGGGAAAACTCGACGAGAATAACTATAGTCTGATAATTCAAACTTTTCAATAGGGATTTTTCCATCCCTATATCTCTTCATGATATTAtccatttttttcatattttggttTTTATGATTAACTGTGAATTTCAAGTTGGGAAGAGTCAACCAGGCTTGCAACCATGTTTTGGAGAGAATACTCATCTCGGCTGCTTCTGTAAAACTAAGGAAAGAGAGTATTTTATGAATGAGGCATTCAGGCAATACATCAGCCATGGTGGAGGCTTTGCAATGATCCAAATTAGAATCATCTATACAGAAACACTAATATATTGTTAAAAAAAGACATAACCCTAGTATGCACGAGAATATATAGAAGGCAGTTTTGTTTTTATAAGAACTCAGTCACCCTcaaaacaaggaaagtaaataaaagtaaatctcttttttttcttttttctttttgtggatTAATCAGAAAAGTTAATCAGCTCCAAAAAATTCTAAAACCTTTTTATTTAGGCTATGCAACGTGGTGTGCTATAATAATTATTGAAAGGCTTGATTTAAGTCAAAACTCTCTTCCTCAATTATCCATTTTGCGTCATAAGATGTATACAAAATATTGTTGGAGCTAATTCCTTCTTGGGACCTTCAACGTCCATTTATTTTGAGCTATTATTGGAGTGCACAAGTGAAGCCAATATAGAGACTTTGGGAAGTTCGGTCCAGTGCTTGAAATTACTGTTGAACATTTTTTCTGTTGAGATGGATGGATTGAGTCAAAACGGGTTAAATTAATAAGTGAATGATTATCTGACAAAGTTTGCTTGATAAAATATGT
This portion of the Lycium ferocissimum isolate CSIRO_LF1 chromosome 1, AGI_CSIRO_Lferr_CH_V1, whole genome shotgun sequence genome encodes:
- the LOC132068374 gene encoding putative F-box/LRR-repeat protein At5g02700; protein product: MADVLPECLIHKILSFLSFTEAAEMSILSKTWLQAWLTLPNLKFTVNHKNQNMKKMDNIMKRYRDGKIPIEKFELSDYSYSRRVFPLFDKWLDVALQNGVKDLVFGVPSYTSYPLPISKILAAKSLRELVLRGCNLTRVSLSSGVPNCHSLRKLSLSLVILDENMLQTLLNSCPFIVSFIFDKCYGLEKIELLNLQKIKSVLIWKARNQLVKIQAPTLEYLSYFTDPGESPMLDIIDAPKLVSLVYKVDQIPDTFVDANFQWSCHPRELILESTTETIACFMGLLMYMKSLSHSTSHESKPLHSQLKEVKAYKFNRGNRRWHLVELRSGKMAMSTLSERDKFCFSLDW